DNA sequence from the Selenomonas timonae genome:
GTTTCTCCGCGCGGCGCACGTTCGGCCCCGCCTTGTGGAAGGTCTTGCCGTCCATGTAGTATTTTCCCTGATAGACCTCCTTGCCGCCGACAAGAAGCTCCTCGGGTATCTCTCTGCCCACTGCGTCTTTCATCGCTGCCCCCCCTTATAAATCCCCGTGATAGACGCCACACGCCTTTGCAAGCGCAATCACGCGCTGCGCGTCCTCGATGAAGGGGATGTCGACCATCTTGCCGTTGACCGTATACACGCCGACGCCCTGCTTCGACTGCTCCTCGAAGCTGCGCACATAGAGTTCCGCCGTCGCGATTTCCTTCTCCGTAGGTGCAAAGGTCTTGTGGACATAGGAAATCTGACGCGGGTTGATGAGGCTCTTGCCGTCAAAGCCCATCGCGCGATCAAGCTCCACCTCCGCGCGGAAGCCCTCCTCGTCGTCGAGCGCCGTGAATACGGTGTCAAAGCACTGGATGCCCGCCTCGCGCGCCGCGAGCAGCATGAGGCTGCGCGCCGTATTGATCTCGATGCCGCTACGCTCGGGACGGACGTGCATACTCTTGCGGAAATCGCCGCCCGAGATGGCGACGCCGAGCATGCGCTCCGACGCCTGGCAGATCTCGCGCGCATTGAGGATGCCCTTCGGGCTTTCGAGCGCCGCCATGAGCAGCGTCCGCCCCTCCTCAACGCCGAATTCCCTCTCTGCCGCAAGGACGTGTTCCTCGATCTGTCTCACATCGTCCGCACTCTCGCATTTGGCGATGCGCACGCCGTCCGCGCCGCCCGCGATGCAGACGCGGACATCCTCCTGCCAGTGCGGCGTCTCGAGTCCGTTCATGCGGACGAGCACCTCGGTCTCGCCGTAGTCGATGCTCTTCAGCGCGTGATAGAGTGAGAAGCGCGCCGCATCCTTCTGGTTCTCCGCGACGGCATCCTCGAGGTCGAGGATGATGCTGTCCACACCGTAGATGTAGGCATCCTTGATGAGTCCCGGACGCTGCGCATTCATGAACATCATCGTGCGGCGCAGACGGAACCGCTCCGGCCTTGGTCTTGGAATCATTGAATCACACCTCCCCACGGAACATTCTTGTCGGATACGCCGGCGCTGCGGAAGACCGCACACTCCACGCGCGCGCGAATCGTGCAGTCAAGCGCCCCCTTGTCCACGACCTGAACGCGCGCGGACGTTACATCGAGACGCTGCAGCGTTTCGAGTACGGTCTGCCGAATGGCGCGCCCGTACTGGTTCATCACGCTGCTCTCCAAATGAACTTCGATTTCGCCCGTGCCCGGCTCGACGGTGACCTGCACATCGCTGGATTCCAGCGTCCCCGCCATCGCGGGTTTTTCAATTTGCATAGCAATACCCCCTAACGATCAATTATGGTACCATAATAGCAGGAAATTCTCGCCGCTGTAAACGCGTCCATTTTTCCGCCTATGCCATTCCATAAAAGAATGCTTCTCATATAATTTACAATCACAAAAGCGATGATAGTCATGATATAATAAACGAACAGTATATGATATATGTTGTTTCGTGGAAGGGTGAACCGCATGGACACGCAAGACATCCAGCTGCTCATGACGCTGCACCGAACGGGCAATATCACGCGCGCCGCAGAGGAATTGTATACGACGCAGTCCTCCGTGTCCAAACGCATCCGTCAGCTCGAAAAGGAACTCGGCATCATCCTCGCCCTGCGCTCGCGGCAGGGGATACAGTTCACGCCGGCGGGTGAGATTGTCCTGCGGCACGTCAAGGCAATCACGCGAGAGCTCAACACGATGAATCAGGAGCTGAACGATGCACAGGGCATCATCTCAGGCACGCTGCGCGTCGGTGTGTCGATCAACTACGCGATGTACCGCCTCCCGCCCCTCCTGCGCCGCTATCAGGAGCAATACCCGCTCGTGCATACGCAGACGCTGATCGAGGTCAGTCAGAAAATCTTCTCCATGTTCATTGCAGGGAAAATGGAGCTGGCAGTCGTGCGCGGTGAATACTCCGACTGGGACGGACCGCGCATCCTGCTCGACCGCGAGCCTGTCTGCATCATCACCTGCCGGGAACATAAGCAAATTCCGCTCGGCGCACTCCCGCAGGTCATCCGCAAAGCCGATCTGGAGATGGAGCGCGACACGGCACTCTGGCGCCGGGAAAACAAGATTCCCACGGCGCAGAATCAGATCTTTGTCAACAACACGGCGACCTGCATCGAAATGGTACGGCAGGGAGTCGGTTGGGGCATTGTACCGGCAATCTGCCTCGCACATTTTGACGGATGCGTACATCCCATGTACTTTGCGGACGGACGGCCGCTTGTGCGATCGACCTATCTGCTCTATACCGAGCAAAGCGCCGCTCTGCCGCAGATCCGAGCCTTCATTACGCTGCTGGAGCAAGGAAAGCCTCAGCTGCCCTGAACACAGGAGGAACTATGATCTCTACCATCTACCCATCCGATCACGCGGGTATGGCGCGCGTACGCGCCCTGCTCGAAAAGGAAGGCCTGCGCATGGATGCAAACCTCGACTACACCTGCGCCGTCCTTGACGACTTCGGTGCGGTCATCGCCACGGGCAGCTGCTATGGGAACACGCTGCGCTGCTTTGCCGTTGACAGCGCACATCAGGGCGAGGGGCTGCTGAATGAAGTCCTCACCCACCTCATGGCAGTCCAGCAGGAACGAGGGAATACTGCGATCTTCCTCTATACCAAGGGCGCATCCGTCCGTTTCTTTCGCGACCTCGGCTTTCACGAGATTGCACGCGTATCCGACACGATTGTCTTTCTCGAAAACAGGCGCTGGGGCTTCCCCGACTATCTGAAACATTTGCAGTCGGAAACGCCTGCAGTCGCGCCCCCCGTGTCGGCAATTGTCATGAATGCAAATCCGTTTACCCTCGGCCATCTCTACCTTGTGGAGCAGGCTGCCGGAGAGAGCGGACTCCTGCACCTCTTCATCGTCAGCGAGGACGCGAGCCTCTTCCCCTTTGCCGTACGCGACCGACTCGTGCGTGAGGGCACGGCGCATCTCGGCAACATTGTCTATCATGGGACGGGTTCCTATATGATCAGTCAGGCGACCTTCCCCAGCTATTTTCAAAAGGATGAGGATGCCGTGATCCGCAGTCACGCGCAGCTCGATATCGCGGTGTTTGCGCGCATTGCCGCAGCGCTCTCCATCACGCGCCGCTATGTCGGTGCAGAGCAGGCGAGCCATGTCACCAGTCTCTACAATGAGACGATGCTGCACGACCTCCCGCGCGCCGGCATCGAGTGCGGGGTCATCCCGCGCAAGGAGTATGGCGGCGCGCCGATCAGTGCCTCCACCGTGCGCCGCGCCATTCAGACGGGCGATATGGAGCTGCTCCCCGCCCTCCTGCCGCCAACGACGCTCGCCTTCCTCCAAAGCGAAGAAAGTGCCGCCATCCGCAAGAAGATTGCGGAGGCGGCGGATGTCATACATTATTAATGATTTTGATTCGTTTTGCACCCGAAAGGAGCTCCTGTGTTAAACGGTATTCCTGTAGAACTGCCCGCCATGCTCGCCGCACGCGAGGAGCGCGCCTCACGTCAGGCAGCATGGCTGAAAGAATATGCCCGCCCCCTCCTCTCATTCACGCTCAACATTCCGGGGCCAATCAAGACCTCACCTGATCTGCGGCAGGGCTTCGAAGATGGGCGCGTCGCATTGGAGGGGCGGCTGCGCGCGGCACAGCTCCCCTGTATTGTGCAGATGGAGGTGCATAATGTCACGGGCGATGAGGCACTGCTCGCCATCGACGGAGACGCAGCAGAGATCAAGAGAATCTGCACCGAAATCGAGGAGCATCACCCGCTCGGCCGACTCTTCGACCTCGACGTCCTCGCGGCGGATGGCACGAAGCTCTCACGCCCCCTGCCGCGCCGCTGCCTCCTATGCACGGAGCAAGCGCAGGTCTGCGCACGCAGCCGCCGCCACTCCGTCGAGGAACTGACAGCGGAGATCGAGCGGCTCCTGACTGCATATCTATCATAAAAATAGGAAAGCGCCCTGCAAGAGTGAGCCTTGCAGGGCGCTTTCCTATTTATTTCCCGTTTTAATGACGCCACGGAGTACGCTTTTGGTAGTCCCGCTTGATGATCTTCACCGCCTGATCGTGACGCTTCTGCTCCTCCTTCATCGCGCGGTCATACTTCGCCTGATCGCCGTCGCGGCGGAACTCGAAGCGAATCTTGCGCACGTTCTGCTCATGCACACGATCCTCTTCCTTCATGCGGAAGCTGTACTCATTCGACGCCCCATTCTCATAGGAGAGCTGCTGAACGAGCTGCGCGGCCTCTGCAGCCGGTGCTGCTGTCATGATGCCGAGTCCAATCGCAGCAGCCAGAACCCCCGTGATATATGCCTTTTTCTTCATACTGATCGCCCCTTTTTCATATTATCTCTGCCTCTGATACCCTACTGCTTTTTCTTTGGAGCGAATTTAAGAGGAGGTAAACAATGCGTTAAAGTTACTTCGCCAGCAGTACAGGGCAATGCGCGTGACGCGTGACATGGGTGGACACGCTGCCGAATGCGATGCGCTCGAGTGTGCCGAAGCCGCGCGAGCCCATGACGATGAGGTGACTCTCCTCCTCTGCTGCGACTGCGACCGTCACCTCGGCGGGATCGCCCTCCTCCACGCGCGTATGCGCGCGCACGCTGCACGTCAATCTGGCGGAACGTCTGCGTCTCATTCGTCCCAACCTCGGCGAGAGAGATTCCCATCGAGGTTCTGCCCCCCGCAATCTGTGCCTCGATCTGGGCAATCTGCGCATTCACGCGCGCCATCGCGAGCTCGTTGTCCGTCGCGTCCAGCTCCATGATGACATCGCCCGCGCGCACCTCATCGCCCTCCTGCACCGCCTCGCGGACAAGCCGCCCGCTCACCGAGTCGAACGACATCGAACGACATCTTCACCTGCTCCGCCGTGAGAATCCCTTCCTTTTGCCGCACGGCGAGCACAACAGCGTCATTGCCCATATACATGAGCACAAGCCCCACGATGATGAACAGCACGATGAATGCAATCCCGACGGGCTTTGCCTTTTTCTTCGGATCCATATATCCCCCTTTGTTTTCCTTTCTCTAGGGAATCGCTGATAAAATGAAGTCCGTCAGATTGGCGCAAATTTTTCGTCCGAACTAGGAGGCAAACCGGACACAGAGTGGTGCTCTGTGGAGGATTTGCCGACGAAGTGCTGGCAAAAAAGATGCGTTAAGATGGCGGTGCTGAATTTATCAATGCTTCCTTAACAGCAGGTGGATATGATCCGGACAGATCTCCCCTTCAATGATCTCTACACCCTTCCACGCGCACAACTTTCTTAGGATCTCCCGGATTTCCAGCTGTTTCCCTTCGTAGAATACTTTGCGCCGATACTTCGGTGCAAACACAACGTGATACTTACAATTCCACTTTGTGTGTGCTAAACTATGCGTATCGGCATTTTGTTGTTTCAACATAATGCTGTTTCCTCCCTAGTGTCTTCACTATTTTTAAGCTGGCAGGCTTACGCATAGTTTAGCACACTGGGGATTTTCTGTTTACCGCTTAAGCTCTTTCCAACCACGCGACTATCGCGTGGTTTTCTTTATACAAAAAAGCGCCGCACCTCGAAAGGTACGACACTTGAGGAAATCACACGGTGATCCCTTATTGCTTATTCCGCCGTAAACGGAAGCAGTGCAATATTACGTGCGCGCTTGATAGCGAGCGTTACCTGCCGCTGATGCTTTGCACAGTTGCCGGAAATGCGGCGCGGCAGAATCTTGCCGCGCTCCGTCGTGAAGCGACGCAGCTTTGCGGCATCCTTGTAGTCGATATGATCTACCTTGTCCACGCAGAACGAGCAGACCTTGCGACGAGGCTTGCGGCCTCGATCTCGTTTCATCATTTCGTTGTCCCTCCTCATCACGGGATGTACTGAGCGTCAGCCGCTCAGAATGGAATGTCGTCGTCAGGAATCACGGGTCCCATCATATCCGGTGCAGCACCGCCTGCGGCGGGTGCTGCGCTGCGATCCATCGGTGCGTCATAGCCGCCCGAAGAGCCTCCGGCATTCTTCGAATCGAGAAACTCCACATTATCCGCTACAACATCCGTTGCGTACTTGCGCTGTCCGTCGCTGCCGTCGTAGCTGCGCACCTGAATGCGCCCCTCCACGCCGATGCGGCGTCCCTTCGTCAAATTGTTTCCGCAGATCTCAGCCAGTTTTTCCCAGCATGTGACGGGAATGAAGTCCGCCGTCTGCTGTCCCTCCTGCTGAGCCGCTCGCGAAAAGCGACGATCCACCGCAATCGTGAAGCGGCAAAATGCCTTGCCGCTCTGTGTGTAGCGAATCTCCGGGTCGCGTGCAAGGCGACCGATCAGTATGACTCTGTTCATCGGTTTGTCTCTCCTGGATGGATGCCCGTTATCGATTACTCCTCGACGCCGTCCGCACGGACGATCATGTGCTTGAGCAGCTCGTCCGTGATCTTCATCACGCGGTCGCACTCGGCGACGCAGGCGGGCTCTGCATTGACGTACAGCAGAACATAGTATCCTTCACTGTTGTCCTTGATCTCATAGGCAAGGCGCTTCTTGCCCCAACGATCCTCTTTCTCAATCGTACCGCCGTTTGCCTGAATGAGCTTCGTGAACTTCTCGATGACGGCGTTTGTCGCTTCTTCCTCCATCGGCTTCACAATAAATATGACTTCGTACAATCTCACGAAATCACCTCCTCTTCGGTCTTTGGCCGCCGCTCATGTCGGCGGCAGAGTTATTCTTATGCAAGCGCGCACGAAAGACGCACACGCTCACGCGACAGGGGTTAGTATAACACGTTTAAGGACTCCGCGCAAGGATTTTCGATGTTCGATTTCACAGTTCCGGAAAAAACACTCACGATTGCCCAGATATGCCAGATACTTTAGGGAAGATATCGTTTCCTGCCATCCGGAAGTGTAAACCAATGCACTGAGGGCTCAGGATTCCTTTTTTGATTGTATTGCTTGCAAAAGAACATGAAAATACGCTTTACAGTCACAAAAATGATTTTTATGATCCAAAACAGGAAACAAAAGATCAAACCTGCAACCAGAAAACATATTAGTATTGTGCCGCATACATATAAAGCCCCCAACAAGAATCCCATCTTCTCCTCCAATCAACAATCATTATTGCACAGAATGATATCTTCCTTAATCATTGGAGATAGAGAAACACTCCTCCACCAGTTCCGTCAGCCGTCCCTCCTTTGCCGCCTGTGCTGCATCTGCCTGAACGAAATTCTTCGTCTCCAAGCGCATCTTCTCATCAAAGCCCAGAATATAGTTCGTCGCGATGAGGTAGATGATGCGCGTCGGTGCCATCCCATAGACCTGATGCTGCAGAATATGCCGAATACGCTCCGCGTCGTTCGGGTATTCTGCTTTTATTTTGTCCGAGTGATAGAGCCGCTTCACAATCTCCGTGATGTAAAGCCCCGACTTCATATAGAGATCGGCAAACGTGTGCGTCGGATCGTCGTAGCAGCCGGGATTCTCCCGTTCGAGCGCGTCCACCATCTGCCGCACGACGCGGCGCGGCGTAAAGATCTGGTTCGTCTTCTGCGGCGGGATATAGTCAAAGATATCCTCGGTATGCCCCTCGTCAAAGTAGTTCGCCAGCTCCTCTTTCTTCCGCCAGAACTCGGCGATCGAGTCGTTAAAGACCACCTCATCGAAGATATGACCTGCAAACTGCTCCTCCATGCCCGTCTCGGGATTGCGATACGTCCCGCCATCACGCAGAAAGCGAAAATCTTCCTCGCTGATGCCCGTGACCTCCTCAAACACATCATCATCCGTATAGTCGTCGAAATTCGCAAGTGTCATATTCTCATCGCCATACGCCATGATAAAGCTCGGAATCGTCCGCGAGAATCCGCGCAGCCGCGCACGCACCTCATCCTCCACCGTGCGCTTCTTCTCCTCTGCCTTCACACGCTCCATGCGCTCCACGAGCTCGGCGGGCTTGTTCTCGATCGTCTCCTTGACCACGACCGCCGCCGATGCCTTGAGCGCATCCAGTGCCTCGGAAATGCGTGCATCAAAACTCTCCTCCGCCGCCTGCACCTCCGCCTGCGTCTCGGCAGCGGCACGCTGACGCATGAGCTCCGCCCGTGCGATGTTCTCCTCCTGCACATAGTCCCCGCGCAGCTCCTCAAGCCGCCGATCAATCTCACGCTCCGTCTGCTCCAGGAGACGCTTCCGCACACCTGCCTTGACCTCATAGGCATCCGCCACAGGCGCGACAATCTCCGTGCGCACCTTCTCCTTCACCGTCGCTGCCAGCTGCTCCATCGACGCCTGTACCGCCGCAGCCCCGTCGCTCACAGCAATACCGTCGATGTGCGGCGCGATTTGCTCCTCGATCTCAGCATAGTGCTTCGCACCAAAAATATCCTGCGTCCTGCCGATCACAATCTCATTGGAGATCGCCGCATCACCGTTCTCATCCACCGCAACGGACGAGAGATCATCGAGCGGCGGCGCATTGTTTTTGCGCGGCTCCTCCTGCGCCGGTGTCAGCTTCTCCATGATCTCACGCACAATCGCGGGCGCACCAAAGACATTTCCAATGTTCTGAAACAGGAAGTTCGACAGGAAACCGCGCCGTACCACCTCCATACTCTTGAGCCTTCTCGGAATGGACAGCACCTGTGCTGCATCCAGCTGCACCATCCGCCCCGCCTCATCCTCGCCAAGCACGGGGAAGAAGTTCAGCAGACGGCGGATATTCGTCTCACGCGCCTCCCCCGTTCCACGCCCGTCGGCAGTCTCTGGCGAGAGATTGTTTGCGAACTCGTCAAAAATGATGAGCGTTCGTGCGGGGTCGAAGTCAAAGACATACGCCCGCTCCTTACGCATACGTTGTCCGTTGACCGTCAGCGTACACGGATTCTGCGCACGAAATGCCGCCTGCATATAGGAGGACGGACTCTGCAGATTGCACAGCATCAGCACGCCGCACCACTCCGGGATCGTCACCCCCACCGTCAGCTGCCCCACACTCAGAGTAATCGTCCGTGCGTGTTTACGGATTGTCTCGCGCACACGGTCATACGCCGCATCATTCGCACGCACATCATCGAGCGCACCGTCCCCCGCCGCGAGCACGACCTCATAGTCCCGAAACACGGGATCTTCCCGCAGCAGCCGCGCCAGAGCCTTTGCACTCGCAACGCGGTTCAGCAGCCAGAGCGTATGCGGCAGCTCCCTCCGCAGTTCCTCCGTCGAGAACGGATATTTTTCATTCGTACGGAGCGCATGAAGGAACTTCCGAATCTCCGCCTCGTGGACGAATCGCCCGCCCTCATTTGTGGCAAAGAACTCGTTCAGATCAAAGGCGTAGTCCACGCTCTCATCATCGAGCTCCATCCCCTGCCGCAGATTATCTGCAATCATCGGCGAGAGCTGATACGTGAACATCGAGAGCTGCGGCAGCGGCTCATAGGGATTGTACCCGTCCCCCGTCCAGTGCGCCTTTGCCTCCTGCTCGTCCGCATACGACCAGTTGTAGATCTGATCAGCTGCGAACTGCGCACTCGCAAGAGCCTTGAACGGAGTCCCGGAGAGATAGAGCGTATGCGCACGATGAATCTGACGAAACGCACGCTCCGTGCGCATCGTATCCACGCCCTCCTGCGCCTCGTCCACAATCAGGAGATCAAAGGAGAGCTCGCTCATCCAGCGCAGCTTGTCAAACTCCCCGCCGAAATACACCGAGCCCTTGAGCCCCTGCAGGGACTCGAACGCCACCATGCCGATCTCCTCTACATTCGGCAGCGACGTATATGCCTCGCGGCTGAGAACTCCTGCACGGGAGCGCAGAGCCTCCGTATCCGAGACAAAGGCGAGCTCACCACGCCACGCGATGAAGCGGTGAAAATCCTCCGCCCACGAGTTCGCAATGCTCGGGCGATTCGTCACGATCAGCACCTTCGTAAAGCCCATCCTGCGAATGAGATCGTACGAGGTTAGCGTCTTTCCAAAACGGGGCTTCGCATTCCAGAGAAACTCCGTCCCGCCATTCTTGAAGTAGTCCGCCGTCATCTGCACGGCGTCCTCCTGCTCGCAGCGCAGTTCGTAGGTATGCTTCTCCCCCGCCTGTGGTGCTTTGCGGCTCGCAAAGCGGTGAAAATGTCCGAGCAGCGTCATACCGTCCGCATGAAACCACTCCGTATGCGGCTCACGCGCCACCTGCAAAGATTCCAGATAGGCATGAAAATCGTGGTCGGTGAAGTATTCGCCCGAGCTGTCCTTATACATTGCATTATCCGCCCACGCGAGTTCCCAGTGAATATGCGCCGTATGCGTCTGCTGGGCGATGCGCTGCTCGACCGTCTGGCGCTCCGTATAGCCGACCTTCGTCCAGCCCTCGTGATAGGAGACACCAGGTGTGTTGTAGGCATAGATCATCGGGACAATACGCGCAAACGAGTTGATCTGCACCGCCATCACGTCATCTCCTTTACATGGGACTCGATAAAGGCAATCTCCTCCGCCGAGAGTCCGTACTTCGCATAGAGTTGTCGGTCAATCTCCGCAACGGACTGCGACCAGTCAATATCCGAGGAGGATGTGAAGTCTTGAAGGGGAACATAAATCCATTTTGATTTTGGGTTATGCTGCGTAACTTTAAGTACGCCAAGCATGGTACGCGCAAATTTACTCTTAACATATTTCAGGCAATTCGCTGCTTCTCCTTCTGTTGCAAATGCACCAATGCTTAAGAAGGTTTCAGTAGCCCCTATGAGGGGAGCCCCTATGAGGGGCGTACTTAGCACCTCACCTAACGCTCCAGAACCGTTTGCAGCGGGTACAAACACCTTGAACGCATAAAAACTATCCGGCAGGTCGTGATAATCCAGTTGTGCCCAATACCAGACCCTCTTTCCTTTCACCAAGCCTAAAAATTGTCCGTATTCTTTTTCACTGTCAGGCTTTGTCTCATAGTAAACGATGTTTTTCAGCTTGTTGAATACATTCGCTTTCAAATCTTTTTTATGTCCTTT
Encoded proteins:
- a CDS encoding universal stress protein, whose translation is MRRRRSARLTCSVRAHTRVEEGDPAEVTVAVAAEEESHLIVMGSRGFGTLERIAFGSVSTHVTRHAHCPVLLAK
- the citD gene encoding citrate lyase acyl carrier protein; the protein is MQIEKPAMAGTLESSDVQVTVEPGTGEIEVHLESSVMNQYGRAIRQTVLETLQRLDVTSARVQVVDKGALDCTIRARVECAVFRSAGVSDKNVPWGGVIQ
- a CDS encoding single-stranded DNA-binding protein, coding for MNRVILIGRLARDPEIRYTQSGKAFCRFTIAVDRRFSRAAQQEGQQTADFIPVTCWEKLAEICGNNLTKGRRIGVEGRIQVRSYDGSDGQRKYATDVVADNVEFLDSKNAGGSSGGYDAPMDRSAAPAAGGAAPDMMGPVIPDDDIPF
- the rpsF gene encoding 30S ribosomal protein S6 gives rise to the protein MRLYEVIFIVKPMEEEATNAVIEKFTKLIQANGGTIEKEDRWGKKRLAYEIKDNSEGYYVLLYVNAEPACVAECDRVMKITDELLKHMIVRADGVEE
- the citC gene encoding [citrate (pro-3S)-lyase] ligase, encoding MISTIYPSDHAGMARVRALLEKEGLRMDANLDYTCAVLDDFGAVIATGSCYGNTLRCFAVDSAHQGEGLLNEVLTHLMAVQQERGNTAIFLYTKGASVRFFRDLGFHEIARVSDTIVFLENRRWGFPDYLKHLQSETPAVAPPVSAIVMNANPFTLGHLYLVEQAAGESGLLHLFIVSEDASLFPFAVRDRLVREGTAHLGNIVYHGTGSYMISQATFPSYFQKDEDAVIRSHAQLDIAVFARIAAALSITRRYVGAEQASHVTSLYNETMLHDLPRAGIECGVIPRKEYGGAPISASTVRRAIQTGDMELLPALLPPTTLAFLQSEESAAIRKKIAEAADVIHY
- the citX gene encoding citrate lyase holo-[acyl-carrier protein] synthase; amino-acid sequence: MLNGIPVELPAMLAAREERASRQAAWLKEYARPLLSFTLNIPGPIKTSPDLRQGFEDGRVALEGRLRAAQLPCIVQMEVHNVTGDEALLAIDGDAAEIKRICTEIEEHHPLGRLFDLDVLAADGTKLSRPLPRRCLLCTEQAQVCARSRRHSVEELTAEIERLLTAYLS
- a CDS encoding aldolase/citrate lyase family protein, with protein sequence MIPRPRPERFRLRRTMMFMNAQRPGLIKDAYIYGVDSIILDLEDAVAENQKDAARFSLYHALKSIDYGETEVLVRMNGLETPHWQEDVRVCIAGGADGVRIAKCESADDVRQIEEHVLAAEREFGVEEGRTLLMAALESPKGILNAREICQASERMLGVAISGGDFRKSMHVRPERSGIEINTARSLMLLAAREAGIQCFDTVFTALDDEEGFRAEVELDRAMGFDGKSLINPRQISYVHKTFAPTEKEIATAELYVRSFEEQSKQGVGVYTVNGKMVDIPFIEDAQRVIALAKACGVYHGDL
- a CDS encoding DEAD/DEAH box helicase family protein: MAVQINSFARIVPMIYAYNTPGVSYHEGWTKVGYTERQTVEQRIAQQTHTAHIHWELAWADNAMYKDSSGEYFTDHDFHAYLESLQVAREPHTEWFHADGMTLLGHFHRFASRKAPQAGEKHTYELRCEQEDAVQMTADYFKNGGTEFLWNAKPRFGKTLTSYDLIRRMGFTKVLIVTNRPSIANSWAEDFHRFIAWRGELAFVSDTEALRSRAGVLSREAYTSLPNVEEIGMVAFESLQGLKGSVYFGGEFDKLRWMSELSFDLLIVDEAQEGVDTMRTERAFRQIHRAHTLYLSGTPFKALASAQFAADQIYNWSYADEQEAKAHWTGDGYNPYEPLPQLSMFTYQLSPMIADNLRQGMELDDESVDYAFDLNEFFATNEGGRFVHEAEIRKFLHALRTNEKYPFSTEELRRELPHTLWLLNRVASAKALARLLREDPVFRDYEVVLAAGDGALDDVRANDAAYDRVRETIRKHARTITLSVGQLTVGVTIPEWCGVLMLCNLQSPSSYMQAAFRAQNPCTLTVNGQRMRKERAYVFDFDPARTLIIFDEFANNLSPETADGRGTGEARETNIRRLLNFFPVLGEDEAGRMVQLDAAQVLSIPRRLKSMEVVRRGFLSNFLFQNIGNVFGAPAIVREIMEKLTPAQEEPRKNNAPPLDDLSSVAVDENGDAAISNEIVIGRTQDIFGAKHYAEIEEQIAPHIDGIAVSDGAAAVQASMEQLAATVKEKVRTEIVAPVADAYEVKAGVRKRLLEQTEREIDRRLEELRGDYVQEENIARAELMRQRAAAETQAEVQAAEESFDARISEALDALKASAAVVVKETIENKPAELVERMERVKAEEKKRTVEDEVRARLRGFSRTIPSFIMAYGDENMTLANFDDYTDDDVFEEVTGISEEDFRFLRDGGTYRNPETGMEEQFAGHIFDEVVFNDSIAEFWRKKEELANYFDEGHTEDIFDYIPPQKTNQIFTPRRVVRQMVDALERENPGCYDDPTHTFADLYMKSGLYITEIVKRLYHSDKIKAEYPNDAERIRHILQHQVYGMAPTRIIYLIATNYILGFDEKMRLETKNFVQADAAQAAKEGRLTELVEECFSISND
- a CDS encoding LysR family transcriptional regulator, with the translated sequence MDTQDIQLLMTLHRTGNITRAAEELYTTQSSVSKRIRQLEKELGIILALRSRQGIQFTPAGEIVLRHVKAITRELNTMNQELNDAQGIISGTLRVGVSINYAMYRLPPLLRRYQEQYPLVHTQTLIEVSQKIFSMFIAGKMELAVVRGEYSDWDGPRILLDREPVCIITCREHKQIPLGALPQVIRKADLEMERDTALWRRENKIPTAQNQIFVNNTATCIEMVRQGVGWGIVPAICLAHFDGCVHPMYFADGRPLVRSTYLLYTEQSAALPQIRAFITLLEQGKPQLP
- the rpsR gene encoding 30S ribosomal protein S18, encoding MMKRDRGRKPRRKVCSFCVDKVDHIDYKDAAKLRRFTTERGKILPRRISGNCAKHQRQVTLAIKRARNIALLPFTAE